The Oncorhynchus mykiss isolate Arlee chromosome 20, USDA_OmykA_1.1, whole genome shotgun sequence genomic sequence gacagagctggagtaactgagtcaggattgtaggcctccttgctcgcacacactttttcagttctacccacaactgttctataggattgaggtcagggatttgtgatggccactccaataccttgactttgttgtccttaagccattttgccacaacttcgaaagaatgcttggggtcattctccatttggaagatccatttgcaaccaagcgttaacttcctgacttatgtcttgagatgttgcttcaatatatccacataatgttccttgctcatgatgccatctattttctgaagtgcaccagtccctgatgcagcaaagcacccccacaaatgatgctgccacccccgtgcttcacggttgggatggtgttcttcggcttgcaagcctccccctttttcctacaaacataacgatggtcgttttggccaaacagttatatttttgtttcatcagaccagaggacatttctctaaaaagtacgatctttgttcccatgtgcagttgcaaaccgtaggctggcttttttatggcggatttggaggagtggcttcttccttgctgcacggcctttcaggttacgtcgatatatattactgtggatatagatacttttgtacccgtttcctccagcatcttcacaaggtcctttgctgttgttctgggattgatttgcacttttcgcaccaaagtacgttcatctctaggagacagaacgagtctccttcctgggcggtatgacagctgcgtggtcccttggtgtttatacttccgtactattgtttgtacagatgaacatgataccttcaggtgtttggaaattgctcccaaggatgagccagacttgtggaggtctacaatttgttttcggaggtcttgactgatttattttgattttcccatgatgtcaagtaaagaggcactgagtttaaaggtaggccttgaaatacatccacaggtacacctccaattgactcaaatgatgtcagttatcctatcagaagcttctaaagccatgacatcattttctggaatttttcaagttgtttaaaggcacagacaatttagtgtatgttaatctgacccacaggaattgacaccttaagtgaaataatctatctgtaaacaattgttgttgGAAAAAAgaattgtcatgcacaaagtagatgtcctaactgacttgccaaaattatagtttgttaacaagaaatttgtggagtggttgaaaaaacgagttttaatgactccaacctaaacttccaacttcaactgtatgtgttgtatAGTTTGTGTTTTTTGGGAGGTCACTTCTTGCCACTGTGGGGCAGTAATACATAACGTGATAGGTCAGGTCAAGTTTAAAGGTAGATTTAGGGAGATGACGCGAGATGACGTAGGTGCACGACTTAAACAGtagtagtgggtcaatttccgcaacaacCTGGAGCGTTGAAGCGTAAGGCTAAACCCTCAGCTGTTTTGATCCTGTAACTACCACGTTGTAGCAGGGTGAAGCGAACCCGTGCACAAGCGCAAATACTCTTGACTGTGTGAGAGCAAAGCATTGCATCATGCCCATTCTGGGGATAAGAATTGTCCGACTGCCACCTACGTAGCACATGGGATGTATAAAatgtactcctcagcctgaagtgtccctaCTTACGCCAGCCGACTGGTAAGACACTTCAGGAGAGCGGTCACATGTGCTAGCAAGGCACAGGTTCAAGCCTCAGTGTGAGCCGAATCgggaggaagtggtactcgctaagcaagcagcggaaacaatattatattatgatttcagtttgtgggaTATCGGGGTTAGATGATTATTTTGACATTCTAACGAAAACATTTCATAAACAATGGCAACACAGCCATGTTGATTTGAGacttgctgttggaaaaccacattataccctgactacaccgctcaCATCGCatgcgcgagcgttgcaaaataaatttagaaatctatattattccaTTATTGCACCCACTGCTCGcggtctgcgttgccaagggctaaaatagaagtcagttctatttgtgatgcagaTCGcagtgcaagtcctgcctctcccatctcctcattagtttatagaagcagatacccacgtaccatctcattggttatacccacgtaggtgattgaaagacgaactgtgttgtcggtcgtcgtggtaatactatgaaagtttagatgccaatcaccctATAAGTTCAAAGAATAAAAaacctggaaggaggagagatgactagaaacgattcggttgaccgttttatttgtggattaattgtccgagtagaggaccttgtgcatttcaggtaaaataacaactcaatgttcatatcccaggacaaattagctagcaacagcaagccaAGTGCAAGCTAGATAGCtcaattgccataaatgtttaatgcttttgaCCTAtacccaaattaatgtaattagttcagagtttgttttgatattttaacctgggGGTAGTGATCGCTTtgatgtggggggacaaaataaatgtatgcacgatggcgcgcgcgcagccggtttgggctCCGTGTTAGTGTCTGACTTTGGGCTGTTGCATATGCACCTCCgggcgggtgaacaaacagctgaccttGGGAAAACTCTTCCCTGTTGGGCGGAGCTCCATGGAACACGTGGTAGGGGAGGAGTCTGTGCAGTGCGTCATCCAATGAGGTGAAGCGGGCGATGTCAGGTGACAGAACCCCCGAATGATCCATCCTCAACTGCTGTAGCATCCTGGAGAGACACACATAGTAcacttatcacacacacacactccagcagcCCCCCAAGGGGGTGCCCAGCAAAACTGCAGTACGCCACTGACACGCACATATCCAGTCCCTAGttaaagtctacacaccccttgcacagtcttcacattttgctgccttaaaattcTATCTAAAAACGATTAAATGAAAACCAATCCAAAGTTGATTGCATGTCTTCATACCCCAGAGTTAATGCTTAGtggaagcatctttggcagccattacagctgtgaataattTTGAATAAAATTCTACCAACCTTGCTCAACTCTTAGGGCAACGTAcatccattgtttttgtcaaaattgctcaagaTCAGTACATTTGGTagggaatcattgatggacagcaatattcaaaccttaCCTCAGATTTAAGTCAGGGTGGAGACTGGACAATACAGGAACACTCAACACTCAAGAGAGCCATTCTTGctattttgtttctttttgaccattttaattgaaaacaatcacagtaaggcacttaattgttacccagaaatgatttgatattgagataaaaacggatgcattggacctttaaggcaGCTAAATTTGAAAACTGTGCAAGGAGTGTGTAGACTTTCACAAGAgcactgcatgcacacacacacacagcatctatACACATACACTACTTACATTCCTCCTCTGGTGAGCTGCTGAGGGGCCGGCCTCTTCTGAGCACTGACCTACAAGAGACATATttcaatatcatcatcatcaccacactGGTCTGTAAACCCATGTTTCGCAATATTTCTATAGGCCACTATTAAAAAGAAGAGGATCCCATCCGCTTTctgtaggctaggcctactatatttatttctcaactttcctaatatcaAGCACATCGCTTCACTTTATAAATCGGGGGGCGTGCCTACCTGACTAGCACGAAAATTCAAgtgcatagcctagtggttagagtgttgggcaagTAACCCAAAAggctgctggatcgaatccccgagctgacacggtacaaatctgtcgttctgccactgaacgaggcagttaacccactgttccccggtaggccgtcattgtatataAGGATGTATTcgtaactggcttgcctagttaaataaaaggtttcaTTTAAAtacagatgacatgtattttttgaCCCTGCCTCTGATCCGTgaatgataatggtccattctaaatctaatttcacacatatactaaataatatttgtaaagacaagattaaattgaaAATAGTCTGATAGTTGagaatattatcacttgtgaatgatgccaaGCGTGTGCAGTCTAAGGCCAGAAACAGcacaactttttcaaatcatctCATGCATAATGTATCTTAGCCCATGGGCCTATGTTTttataaggtttgtatcacaactaaagtggctaAATAACCTCAAACGTAGCCTGTAGTCCCAAGACCCCTGGAACACAGTTGGAGAGCCCATAGCCTACAGAGCCTAGTGAAACATGTGTTCTTATAAGCTTTGTTCAATCACGTGTGAAAACATAGTTTTGACTGAACACTATTTAAAAAGAGGATGCCAGCTTTCTCATGCTGCCATATTTATTGCTTAAAATTTAAGCACATTAATACACTTCACAAACAGTGTAGCCTACCTGGCATATTAAAAACCTACCTGGCACAAAAGAAAGAACGAATGAATGAACGAACGAAACAAACAACGAACCGTAACAAAGAGGTGTAAcatacactaactcaaaacaatatcccataaaacacaggtggacaaaatgctacttaaatatgatccccaattagagacaacgatagccagctgcctctaattgggaatcataccaaacaccaacatagaaaaacgaaactagaaccccacatagaaaataataactagaaaaaccccagtcacgccctgacctactataccatagaaaaacaaaggctctctatggtcagggcgtgacaagtgcAGGCTACGGATGACATGTTTTAGTTTTTTCTGGGCCATtctaaataaaatgttattaagAATAATCTTatgggtgagaatattatcagtgcttgtcaaattgtgaatgagagactgatgaagtgtgtgcagcctgcgcaATAAATCCTGCGCTTGCCTTTCatgtgacttttttcaaatcatcattagagtagcatcatgcagccttagaatgtgttagaaatcaaaacatatagcccaacgtttgtatcacaagtaaagttgcataaataactctaaatgaagcatttaggaggacctgtttctttgttaaccgctcaacacagaatagctgcatgtgcGCACTACCTgagaaaaatataatttatattttattcagctatgttcaattgtattcttctaactataaaataatgccacagaaaTTAAAAGCAAATCTTGCCTGCTAAATGATCTAGCATAGCCCACAGCCATACGGCATAACTTAAGGACGACAtatttagacctgcctaaaataaataatggatttattgtgatggtgtaggctatattaaatgtatttattagactttttcaaattcagatgttccaaaggtctgcattaGTGGATTGTAAGCAAAGCATGGAAGCTGGATATGTTAAACATTTTAAACAGTTTATGTTACTTAAAAGTCAATCAGTTATTGTGAGACAGGcatgacaatcaccagctgacaacatttcatgacctcacacacacagtgtataaCATGTAGAATACCTGTGTGTTTAGCGGGGCGTCTTGGCTGATGTAGGTCATTGTTTTCACAGCTAGGAAACAAATGAGAAACAGAAGTCAGGAGAGGGGTTTATATACATCTATAACaacaacacacaaaaacacaaacacaaaccttTGTTTCCAAGGAGGTTGACGAGATGTGTCTGAGCCTGCTTGTCCTGAGGAATTGGagaacaaaacaagacaaaaacctATTATAGAAACGCATGCAAAGAGGTAATAATTAAGTGAGGAAGAGAGTTGTAGTTAATACCTGTGTGTACTCCTGTTCATGTGaggcagtaccagtaccagagagagacaggggggagagggagcTGCTGTTCTGAGTCTGAGACAGTACGAGGCGCTGCACTGGGCTGCCCGACACCTGCCCTTGAACCCCAGTCGCCGTTCCAACCAGCGTCAGACGCCCCTGGTTTGATGCCGCCTGTACTGGGGCAGGGTTCGTACCAGGAAAATTCTGCCATGTTTGGGTCATGGCTCCTCCTACTCCCACCTGGCTGCCTCCCACCTGGATCAGCTGACCTCCCGCCGTCGCCGTGAAGTTCTGCCCGGCGACGAGCTGTACTGTGTTCTGATTGGCTAGCAGGGTTGATTGGGATGGGTCTGAGGGCCCATTGTGGTGGACCAGGTACTGCCCTGGGGGCAGGTTGGCCTGGCCTTGCTGTCCCTGGTTCTGCTGCCCCAAGGGAGAGTGGACCAGGATGGAGCCGTTAGCTGTGTAGTGTCCCTGGGCCGCGGTGTTAAccatggtggtggttgtggtctGGAGTCCCAGGCTATAGACAGTCTGAGCCCCAGCTTGAAGGGGTTTGGGCTGGATAGGTCTGACCAGGGCCTGGGCGCCCCCAGGTCCTCTCTGGATGATGATATTCTGCAGGGGGATGTTCTTAAAGGGCAAGCCTACCTGGTTCACCTGGCCCACTGGGGAGGGAGTGGCAAACACCTGCCCCCCTGCTGCTACTCCCCCCACCGCCCCCCCTACCCCACCACCCTGCCGGAGGAGGATCTGCTGGACCCCTCCCCCGCCAAAGGACCCCAACACCTGGATGTGCCCCCCTGCCTGGCCATTAGGCAGCTGGGACACGCCCTGGAGGAACTGACCACTGGGAAAAGCTGCAGTCGATGTGGTGACCCCGCTGCCGTACCCCCCCGAGACCAGCTGGGGGGGGAATGGGGAGGGGgccgaggggagaggagggggaggtggttgGGAGTCTAGCATGGCCTCCTGTTCCAGAGTCTGTTCAGTAATGTCTGCCTCCATGAGAGACTTCTGCAGGATGTCAAAGGGCTGGTCCTCTCCTCCGCCAAGATCCATTCCTCCTGGAGAAGCTTCTCCCCCCAGCTCATCCTCAATGAACGATAGGCTACTGGAAAGCTGGAGGCCCACCCCTGCTGAATCCTCAAACTCTTCATCTTTGAGGCCGGAGTTAGAGCCAGcctgagagaaagagaacacTTTATAACTATACAGGCTCCATCAGTTTATAAACCCATTACCAGCAGGTAAGTGCAGATTTATTTCTACTCACAGTGTTACTGGTGAAGAAGGTTCCGGCAGAGCCGTAAGCTGCGTTCGTCACGTCATCCTCCTCAATCTGAGGGAGAAAATACACGTCACTTCACCTGTATGCAAAGCAGCGTGCTAATATTCTATGACTTGAAATGGGCATGGATGAACTAGTAGACCAGAGGGGGAGACACTCACAGACTTGTTGGTGGAGCCGTGGAGGTAGTCATTCAACGCCTGCACATCCCTGGAggacagaaggagggagagagcttCAGTCAGAGAACATCCGAATTTGACtttagaaaaaaaaaatagatataattATTATTTAACATTCGTAACCCCTGGGCACCAGATTTATCTGTTCCACTTACCATTACTAATGCCTTAGTGTTAGATGTTTGTAGATGTGTTATAGATAGTGTTTGTGATTTATGTGTTATATGGATTTACCCTATAATATCCAGAAGACGGCGATCGTCCTCATCATCCATGACACCTGggtgaggagagagcagagagagggatgaagtgacaGGGGAGTGAAGTGAGTAGAAAGAGGTGTAATGGAGGAAAGGATAAGAGGAAGGGGGAGATATCCTATTTTAACTGTATACTGCAACTATGCTAAAAAGCTCATAAATGCAAAAGCTCTAATTCTAAATCCTCTTTGAGTATTCTACATTGCTGCAACAATTCTTATGAATGCTTGTGAGCACAAAAGAGTTACGGAAAGTAATGCAGAGACATAAACAGTGAGACAACACAGAAGACGTGCTGGGTGGGTGGGTCACAGGCGGACGGTGGCAcctggggaggacgggctcatagtaatgatTGAAATGGAGAaataatggaatggtatcaaacacatgtttttttttatatatttccaTTCACTTCATTCCAgcaattattatgagccgtcctctcctcagtctcctcctgtgtgtgtgtgtctcagactgTATCTGCATGCTTATCTCTGGTGTGGTAACAGTTGGCGATGCAATAAAACACTCACAGCTTTCTGACAGCGAGCATGGAATCATTCATTAACCACCACCTTTTATTTGCTGTGATGGGGCAGAGTGAGAGACAAGAGAGATaagaggggagaaaaagagagatgggggaggcacagaaagagagaagttAAGAACAATGGTATTAAAAGTGCAGTATTGAGAGTGAAGCTCCCGCCCCTACCCTTGTCTCTTCTCCTGCACATTGGTCTACTCTCCTGTCACCTCCCATTAAATGAAGATGGTCATCAAAGTGTAAATAActccaccctgttccctttaaaAGGTTGTTTGTTTGGGAGTTGAAGGTTTACAAAGCATTTACTTTGTTTTACAGCCAACAACATTCCACAGAACTAACTCCAATGATGCTGGCTTTGTATCGTGGTGAAAGGGGACATAAAACAGTTAATAATGTGGTGAATAGCAATGAGGAGCAAAACAGTAAATGTAGCCTTGGAATATTCTCAAGGTGAAGCTGTGTATTTTGTTAATTCAGAGCTGCAATGCCTGGGTTAAACAAGGTGGTGTTTTGAAAAATGGTATGCCACTGTAGGGGGCCTGTGATGTGTCCAACGGTAGCAACATTTTCATTTTTGACTTCTTTTGTGTCTTTCGTTCGAAGCCATGTCGAATGACAAATGTGATACATTGTGTCAAGTCAGTGATGTAACATTGTGCTCTTGAACACATTTAACCAGTCGTTAAAACAAAATGGCGACTCGGCCACCATCTTTGGTTGAGAAAGAACCAAGCCTAATAAGGCTAAAAAAAATGCGTCATAAAATGTCTCAGCTACAATTGAGTAGCTCAATGTAGGGAATTACAAGATTAATAGTTAATAAAACTGGTCGTTTTGGAATTGTGAAACAACTAGCTGTATTTTTGCTAGCAGCCCAGATATCTAGCTAGCTGCTAGCATACGCAGTTAAGAGTGCCACTTTATATTCAGCTTTCCACCAACAAAAAATGAAAACCGTAAAACTATATTTTATTTCACAAGTTACACCGATACACGTGCTCTTTGAAGGATCTCTTCAAGTGTGTCCGTTTTGAGATATTTGCTGACAACTACGACACCATCACCAGGTTAACGTTGGCTAATCGGCTAGCTAACCTCTAATGAGATCCCTTCTCAACATTGGGGTTATTTTGTCATAGGGGCAGGGTTAGCTAGCACCACTAAATGGGGGGATATGTCTACACGTGTCAAATAACTGGCAGAAATGCACTCAATAAATCCTGGAATATTTAGCTAGTTAAATTTTCCAAATTTCACAGAATTTTGAGCATGTGGAAAACAAGCAGCGGCTAGCTAAAACGTTGTTAGCTTGCCAGTTGCCCAAGCTATTGAAAATATGGTGTTTCCTCTCCCCTGCACCTAGCTTAGTCACCAAATTAGTGGTCGGAGTAGGCGTACAAGACGATATGGCTAGTCAGGGTCGGAGTAATTTATAAATCAGTTTATCCAAAGAATAGTAGACACATTTAGCTCCAATTGAAATTTGAAATAGTAATGACACCCTCCCAAATTGTAGCATCAATGTGCAAACAGCTAGCAACGACAGTCGTGCCACGGTTTTAAGCTTTGGAAACATCGTTTAGACCACCAGCTGATGTACAGCTTGTGATTTATGTCCAAAAATAGACTGAATCGACAGACAATGATAATCGCATTCGAGCACAAAAAGCCTGTCCTCCCAGCCTCTAACTGGTCGCTGAcgtgctctctttctctgctgtGCTGGGGTAGACTTCAGAGGTTACCATTTGTCTCCTATTTAGCTCATCTGCCAGCATGCAATGCAAAACGTCAGATTTCTCTCGATTGGCTGAACAGACATATTTCAATCGTGGAATTTACGACCGCGCGGAGTCTTCGGCAACAGCTCTTTGGGCTAGCTATTTGACCGCGGACTTTTACTTGTAAACATCGGCCTGTTCAAGGTTAGCTAGCCGTCGTCGCCTATTTAGAATCGTCGGATAGAATTCGTTCACACGGCTAAACAGTGTCGATACCTAGGTGTTTTTTTCGATTAGCATAACATAAAGACGACTGAAAGAAGGCAAACCCTTACTCCTGTCTCACTCCTCTTGAAACCCAATATCTCCATTTGGCAACTTTTAATTtgctcccccctccttctcctcctcctccttcttctccctctcccactcataTTTTTCTCACTGTCCCTGTTCTGTCTCAGATAGATTTCTCtccactctcactctcttccctccccgaaggaagggaggaaggaggttgtgtgtgttttttcctaGAAATTTTATCACAAAATTATAATACACTCAAAGGGAAACTCACCGTCATGAAAAAGCAGTGCCTTGTCAACGGGGTTTCCTCGCCATCACAGCACGGGTAGTGCCGCTCCAGAAGAAGGCAGTAACATCAGAGCATTCTACAGATAGCGATGCAATATTCCATAGAAGTAACATAGAACGGACAAAAAGTCACTACACTCTAAATACTGAAAAACTATGTTCTACCATTCATGAAAGTTTTTTTTTGAACTTTCATGACAGATATTTCATAATTATTCTCCCCTATGAATAGGAAATTGTTTTACAGTAGACTTGGCCATTATGAACGGTAGGGGGCGGGCCACTAGCAGATGCCACACCTTGATGTGGCTGATAAAGTAATTGAGGAAGCTGTACATTGTGACAACAGAGAGATCAGCAAAACGAGGGCGTTATTCCACTCACATACCCTCCAATGGGATATAGGATGGGGGAAACAGCTTTTATAAGTAATCGCCAATGTAACACAATTAATCATATTCACAGTGATGCTATGTACACCATGTTTCAATCAGAGATGGGGGTCAaccacacacactgtatgtaATTCAGTCTATTCTGGTGTAAATTCATATAGGCCTATTGTGTTCCTTAAACTACAGACCCATTTCTTATACTTGCATCAGCAGTCTACACTGGAAGAGTGCAGTTATTTCTTCCTGCAGAAGAATTAACAGGTACTGTATGTGAAAGTGAGGTGTATGTGACATTGAGAAATGCATAATAAACTCTTCTACACCTACTGTGAAGGTGGCTACTGATATACTACTTTACTATTCTGAAATGTGTATTTTGTTCTCCTAGATTAAAGCTCAGGTTTTGCTTAATATGTGCACTGTCATCCTTCCACTTGCTTTCACAATGGGGCACAATAAAACATGAACGTCATTATATATGGAtatttgcagtggtgtaaagtacttaagtaaaaatactttaatgtaCTACTTTAGTCGTTTTtgagggtatctgtactttgctatttatattttggacaacatttactccactacattcctaaagaaaataatgtactttttactccatacattttccctgacacccaaagtacttgttacattctgaatgcttagcaggacaggaaactgGTCCCTACTggtccctactgcatctgatctggcagactcactaaacacaaatgcttcattagTAAATTATTACTAAGTGTAGGAGTGTGACACTAGCTCTCTGTAAATTAGTATTACATTGTTTTAAATCATGCtgactggtttgcttaatataagacatttgaaataattgatacttttacttttgatacttaagtatattttagaaaaaacatttacttttgatacttacgtatatatagacttttactcaagtagtattttactaggtgactttcacttttaattTAGTAATTTTCTAGTAACgtaactttacttttactcaagtatgaaaatgggGTACTTTTTCCTTCCACCACTGGATTTTTGTTATGGGTTTACAATTATGCATGAACATGGGTGGGAATGGGAGAACGTAGCAAACAACGCTCCCTAATCCACCAATGGAATGACAGTATAGTCACAAGAGAGGAGAGATTTATCCAATAAGAAGGCCGTTTGTTACGAAGCAACCGCATCTCTTCCGTATTCAAACAACATCAGTGAAAACATGGACGTGGAGAGTAGTATTTGTCAGGGAAACGAGGATTCTGGTCCCAGTGAGTCCGGCATTAAGATCCCGGACAGGATGCTTAAACGAGAACAGGATAGGCTTGAGGacgtggagagaaagaaagaagcgAAAAATAGCCAGTCTGTCACGGAGGAGAAGAGTGGGTTCTTCACCGCGACGTTCAGTAGTGAAAGGGCAACAATCGAGGAGTTACTGGAGGGCTGCTCGGGGGCTACTGACCGCGCCCTGGCCACTCAAACCTTGGAGAAAGTGACGACTAAAACACAGTTCCTCCAGAAGTTTCTAAACGATAGCATGGTGTTTTTACCGCAGTACGAGCTGAGACAGGCCCAGGCGGCGCTCCAGAAACTACAGAACTCTCTGGCTGAGAAGAGAGACGAGATTCTCCCCAAGAAGAAGTTCGCCTTTAGGTCGCGCGCAGCAAATACACCCAAAGTAGACCCACCAGCTCCACCTGTAACGCCTAAGGATTCTGGCCGAACTAAAGTGGACGGAGCCATAAGCCCCCCAGAGCAGTGTGGCTTCTCCCACTTTGAGGCCCAGGTAACAGTCCctaacataacaagattcaatcATTTCTTCTGAGAATGTTTCTAGTCAATTGTGGTTTAGATTCTGCTCTTTGCAGGTATGTATCTTAAATGTCTGACCACTGTTTATTTTTGGTAGGTGCTGACCAAGTCCGGGGCGGAGATTAAACAACAGGATGTTCTACTGACCCACCTGACCAACTGCAAGGTCAGACTTCTGGGCTCCCCCAGCACCATCCACATCAAACATGTCCAGAACTGTGAAATCTTCTCTGGGCCAGTGTCCAGCTCTGTGTTTGTGGACCACTGCACCGGCAGCACCCTCTCCTTCCCATGCCAGCAACTACGGACTCACCACA encodes the following:
- the LOC110498740 gene encoding BRD4-interacting chromatin-remodeling complex-associated protein-like; translation: MIPCSLSESCVMDDEDDRRLLDIIGDVQALNDYLHGSTNKSIEEDDVTNAAYGSAGTFFTSNTAGSNSGLKDEEFEDSAGVGLQLSSSLSFIEDELGGEASPGGMDLGGGEDQPFDILQKSLMEADITEQTLEQEAMLDSQPPPPPLPSAPSPFPPQLVSGGYGSGVTTSTAAFPSGQFLQGVSQLPNGQAGGHIQVLGSFGGGGVQQILLRQGGGVGGAVGGVAAGGQVFATPSPVGQVNQVGLPFKNIPLQNIIIQRGPGGAQALVRPIQPKPLQAGAQTVYSLGLQTTTTTMVNTAAQGHYTANGSILVHSPLGQQNQGQQGQANLPPGQYLVHHNGPSDPSQSTLLANQNTVQLVAGQNFTATAGGQLIQVGGSQVGVGGAMTQTWQNFPGTNPAPVQAASNQGRLTLVGTATGVQGQVSGSPVQRLVLSQTQNSSSLSPLSLSGTGTASHEQEYTQDKQAQTHLVNLLGNKAVKTMTYISQDAPLNTQVSAQKRPAPQQLTRGGMMLQQLRMDHSGVLSPDIARFTSLDDALHRLLPYHVFHGAPPNREEFSQVDDEFESMATQVLKRTQVMINKYRRLLMVEAERSSPSSEMVMIDRTFNQEERQNLTQDKRMILVDPDGFLEDFCCGVKTSPLSLPCLSLDPLSTPSSSHGGRQTGRGATTDPPYRTDPQSGYGDPGGGGRGGIDSFKSIMDLRRTQHSNYGNKAASSNHSNYHHGNVAATATVAMSTEPVQTQFLSHLSSSHPQTPLPLPPTLPDTDSVLEAAVNSILEC
- the LOC110498938 gene encoding tubulin-specific chaperone C — translated: MDVESSICQGNEDSGPSESGIKIPDRMLKREQDRLEDVERKKEAKNSQSVTEEKSGFFTATFSSERATIEELLEGCSGATDRALATQTLEKVTTKTQFLQKFLNDSMVFLPQYELRQAQAALQKLQNSLAEKRDEILPKKKFAFRSRAANTPKVDPPAPPVTPKDSGRTKVDGAISPPEQCGFSHFEAQVLTKSGAEIKQQDVLLTHLTNCKVRLLGSPSTIHIKHVQNCEIFSGPVSSSVFVDHCTGSTLSFPCQQLRTHHTTDTQVYLHVTSRAIIEDCQGVRFAPFAWSYPGLDQDFKVSGLDRERNNWNQVDDFNWLALGTQSPNWSVIPETERRTEWDS